From [Clostridium] symbiosum, a single genomic window includes:
- a CDS encoding carboxylesterase family protein, which yields MREVTVENGKILGVPCGWPSITAFYGIPYAAPPTGKLRWRAPEPAADWKGVRDCARASARCYQLGVGKGSFYEKEFYPCEEEMSEDCLYLNVWTPAQSADEKLPVLFWIHGGAFMTGYGHSAHFDGEHFARKGVILVTVNYRLNIFGWMVHPELDSENQYGISGNYGLLDQIAALRWVRRNIASFGGDPDQITLAGQSAGACCVQALVCSPLTKGLYAKAIMQSGGGLSPFPDMEFPNLKKAEERTSLAALGVSSIEEARALSGAELLKRWKETMPGPELQRGPVVDGYVLEKSMVDCCRAGETPKMPCLIGYTAMEGLVFARDRGHLEQVMQDALGDKAGNYLALCPQDGPEFAEYQKAMATELLQSAAEGFAELRERQGKGETFIYSLERMLPGDDMGPFHAADLWYVFRTLMRSWRPWEGADYLLADACNTYWANFVKYGTPNGEGDNAFPKWEPYRAKQPLTMRLDQQIEMFQRPGNARVQCRKTDLTAE from the coding sequence ATGAGAGAAGTAACGGTTGAAAATGGAAAAATCCTTGGAGTGCCCTGCGGGTGGCCAAGCATCACGGCCTTTTACGGAATCCCGTATGCGGCGCCGCCGACAGGGAAGCTTAGATGGAGAGCGCCCGAACCGGCGGCTGACTGGAAGGGGGTTAGGGACTGCGCCAGGGCATCGGCCAGGTGTTATCAGCTAGGAGTTGGAAAAGGAAGCTTTTATGAGAAGGAATTTTATCCCTGTGAGGAGGAGATGAGCGAGGACTGTCTGTATCTGAATGTATGGACGCCTGCGCAGTCTGCCGATGAAAAGCTTCCCGTCCTGTTTTGGATCCATGGCGGGGCGTTTATGACCGGATATGGCCATTCCGCCCATTTTGACGGGGAGCATTTTGCCAGAAAAGGTGTAATTCTTGTTACGGTCAACTACAGGCTTAATATATTTGGATGGATGGTCCATCCGGAACTGGATAGCGAGAATCAGTACGGCATATCGGGAAATTACGGGCTCTTAGACCAGATTGCGGCGCTTCGCTGGGTCAGGAGAAATATCGCTTCATTCGGAGGTGATCCCGATCAGATTACCTTGGCCGGACAGTCGGCCGGGGCGTGCTGTGTGCAGGCGCTGGTGTGCTCCCCTCTGACAAAAGGACTTTATGCAAAGGCGATCATGCAGAGCGGAGGCGGCCTGTCCCCATTTCCAGATATGGAATTCCCAAACCTGAAGAAAGCGGAAGAACGCACAAGCCTGGCCGCTCTCGGAGTCTCTTCAATCGAAGAGGCGAGGGCGCTGTCCGGGGCGGAGCTATTGAAACGGTGGAAAGAGACGATGCCGGGGCCGGAGCTTCAGCGCGGGCCGGTGGTGGACGGATATGTCCTGGAAAAAAGCATGGTGGACTGCTGCAGAGCCGGTGAGACGCCAAAGATGCCCTGCCTGATTGGATATACGGCCATGGAGGGTCTGGTTTTTGCCAGGGACAGAGGCCATCTGGAACAGGTGATGCAGGACGCGCTGGGAGATAAAGCCGGGAATTACCTCGCTCTATGCCCGCAGGACGGCCCGGAATTCGCCGAATACCAAAAAGCCATGGCAACGGAGCTGCTGCAGAGCGCAGCGGAAGGCTTTGCCGAACTGCGGGAACGTCAGGGGAAGGGAGAAACCTTCATTTACAGCCTGGAACGCATGCTTCCGGGGGATGATATGGGACCGTTCCATGCGGCGGATCTGTGGTATGTGTTCCGGACGCTGATGCGTTCCTGGAGGCCATGGGAGGGAGCGGATTACCTTCTCGCCGATGCCTGCAATACCTATTGGGCAAATTTTGTAAAATACGGTACGCCAAATGGAGAGGGGGACAATGCGTTTCCAAAATGGGAGCCGTATCGGGCAAAACAACCTCTGACAATGAGACTGGATCAGCAGATTGAGATGTTTCAGAGACCCGGGAATGCAAGGGTACAGTGCAGGAAAACAGATTTAACCGCAGAATAA
- a CDS encoding TRAP transporter substrate-binding protein, with the protein MKKKIIAITLSVSMALSMAGCGGSGKESSVTAGPETAAKAARENTDSVTASSGNAELIAIASEGLNTSIACDPIELSLGCSGTVDGTVMGDAIYAAIEAAKSWTDGNFVVNFYPGGQLGGDVELIEGAQMGSVDMFTGAPTSQVGLIPELAVLDIGGLYTDVDSANQVLSSFKDQLEPYYNKAGLHLATMYAPDFRILSSNKPITKAADLQGLNIRTQENKYHMAFWKELGTNPTPLAFGELYIALQQGMLDAEENPWASIVGAKLCEVQKYIVETNHIPFVSTYVMNKSKYDGMSEEQKLACDQFVLFCERYQLAGTADDDARMSKLCQTDYGIEVTPVTDEIRELYGKASQVVIDMMKENIDPAFVDSYVEAAKAAAK; encoded by the coding sequence ATGAAAAAGAAAATTATTGCAATCACATTATCTGTATCAATGGCGCTGTCCATGGCAGGCTGCGGTGGTTCTGGCAAAGAGAGCTCTGTTACGGCCGGACCGGAGACAGCTGCAAAAGCCGCCAGAGAGAATACGGATTCCGTCACCGCTTCTTCGGGAAATGCTGAGCTTATCGCGATTGCATCGGAAGGACTGAATACAAGCATTGCCTGCGATCCGATTGAACTCTCGCTCGGCTGTTCCGGCACGGTGGACGGTACGGTTATGGGAGACGCCATTTATGCGGCGATCGAGGCGGCAAAATCATGGACGGACGGGAATTTTGTTGTGAACTTCTATCCGGGCGGCCAGCTTGGCGGCGATGTGGAACTGATTGAGGGGGCGCAGATGGGAAGCGTGGATATGTTTACGGGAGCTCCCACCTCCCAGGTCGGCCTGATTCCCGAACTGGCGGTGCTGGATATCGGCGGCCTGTACACGGACGTGGACTCTGCCAATCAGGTTTTATCCAGTTTTAAGGATCAGCTGGAACCATATTACAATAAGGCAGGCCTGCATCTGGCTACAATGTATGCTCCGGACTTCCGTATCCTGTCCAGCAACAAGCCGATTACGAAGGCAGCAGACCTTCAGGGACTTAACATCCGTACCCAGGAGAATAAATATCATATGGCGTTCTGGAAAGAACTGGGAACCAACCCGACGCCTCTGGCCTTTGGAGAATTATATATTGCCCTTCAGCAGGGAATGCTGGATGCGGAGGAAAATCCGTGGGCCTCTATCGTGGGAGCAAAGCTCTGTGAAGTTCAGAAATACATTGTAGAGACAAACCATATTCCATTTGTCAGCACCTACGTAATGAACAAGTCCAAATATGACGGTATGAGCGAGGAGCAGAAGCTTGCCTGCGACCAGTTCGTGCTGTTCTGTGAGAGATATCAGTTAGCAGGAACTGCTGATGACGACGCCAGAATGTCCAAACTGTGCCAGACGGATTACGGCATTGAGGTTACGCCGGTAACTGATGAGATCAGGGAGCTGTACGGTAAGGCATCCCAGGTGGTAATCGACATGATGAAAGAAAACATTGATCCGGCTTTTGTGGACAGCTACGTTGAGGCTGCCAAAGCCGCTGCAAAATAA
- a CDS encoding TRAP transporter large permease: MMLGLVFGAFLVAMVLALPMAVAMGLATVIPQLINSSFPGNMNYIIQAMISGLNTTPILAVPLFMLSGALMTRGGISKRLFDIFAIIVGKRTAGIPCAVVITCLFYGAISGSGPATASAVGTMCIPILVSLGYDKVFSAAIVATAGGLGVIIPPSIPFIMFGLFTGASVGNLFKAGVLPGCLIAFVIMFYCWLYCKRKGEDKEKIAANYEALKARGFLNIFMEGFWALLTPVIILGGIYGGFVTPTEAACISVIYALIVCLFIYKSITFRDIPQLFKDAIASYAPILMMIALAQGFSRVLILLKASNVIQTLIGTTISNKYMLFVVLLLLLLLIGMFMDVGPAVMIIAPIIMPVATGFGIDPIHLGVVMVTALAVGFVTPPFGMNLFVTAPLVEIPVVRLGVKTVPFIGCFLLALLLITFIPAISLCLI, from the coding sequence ATAATGTTAGGTTTAGTTTTTGGGGCATTTCTGGTTGCCATGGTCCTGGCCCTGCCGATGGCGGTTGCCATGGGGCTGGCGACAGTGATTCCGCAGCTTATTAACAGCAGCTTTCCGGGAAATATGAACTATATTATCCAGGCAATGATTTCCGGGCTTAATACAACTCCGATCCTGGCGGTACCGCTCTTTATGTTGTCGGGAGCCCTCATGACGAGGGGAGGAATCTCAAAGCGTTTATTTGATATTTTTGCAATTATTGTTGGAAAAAGGACGGCCGGCATTCCATGTGCCGTTGTCATCACCTGCCTGTTTTACGGTGCAATTTCCGGTTCCGGCCCGGCTACGGCGTCGGCGGTTGGAACCATGTGTATCCCGATTCTGGTCAGTCTGGGATATGACAAGGTATTTTCGGCGGCTATCGTGGCGACGGCCGGAGGACTGGGCGTAATTATTCCTCCCAGCATTCCGTTTATCATGTTCGGACTGTTCACGGGAGCATCCGTTGGAAACCTGTTTAAGGCGGGAGTCCTTCCGGGCTGCCTGATCGCTTTCGTCATCATGTTTTACTGCTGGTTATACTGCAAAAGAAAGGGTGAGGACAAGGAGAAAATTGCCGCCAATTATGAAGCGCTGAAGGCAAGAGGTTTCCTGAACATCTTTATGGAAGGTTTCTGGGCTCTTCTGACTCCTGTCATTATTCTGGGCGGTATTTACGGAGGCTTCGTCACCCCCACGGAGGCGGCATGTATTTCCGTTATCTATGCACTGATTGTATGCCTGTTTATCTATAAGAGCATCACGTTCAGGGATATTCCGCAGCTGTTTAAGGACGCCATTGCTTCCTATGCGCCGATCCTTATGATGATAGCACTGGCACAGGGATTCAGCCGCGTGCTGATTCTTTTAAAGGCATCCAACGTGATACAGACGCTGATCGGGACGACGATTTCTAATAAATATATGCTGTTTGTCGTTTTACTTTTACTTTTACTGCTCATCGGCATGTTTATGGACGTAGGCCCGGCAGTCATGATTATTGCACCGATTATCATGCCGGTTGCCACTGGATTCGGAATTGACCCGATTCATCTGGGCGTTGTTATGGTTACGGCTCTGGCTGTGGGATTTGTCACTCCGCCTTTTGGAATGAACCTCTTTGTCACCGCTCCGCTGGTGGAAATCCCGGTTGTGCGCCTGGGCGTCAAGACCGTGCCGTTTATCGGCTGTTTCCTGCTGGCGCTGCTTCTGATTACATTTATTCCGGCTATCAGTCTGTGCCTTATATAA
- a CDS encoding TRAP transporter small permease: MKKFWKWFDENFEECLLMVLLILMTAVMFAQIIMRFVYRESMSWPEEFCRFSFVISGFLSIGYCIRRDKMLKVDILVGFFPDSVKKIFDLAGRVVTLIFFTYFSYYGYFAMMNSVRGGMKSPAMEVPMYVLYGSVFVGSVIGVIRQIQDLVKWFWKKEKKENKEVAE; this comes from the coding sequence GTGAAAAAATTTTGGAAATGGTTCGATGAGAATTTTGAAGAATGTCTCTTAATGGTTCTTCTGATTCTCATGACGGCAGTTATGTTTGCACAGATTATCATGCGTTTTGTCTATCGGGAGTCGATGTCGTGGCCGGAGGAATTCTGCAGATTCTCATTTGTTATCTCGGGATTTTTATCAATCGGCTACTGCATACGCAGGGATAAGATGCTGAAGGTGGATATCCTGGTGGGATTTTTCCCGGATTCGGTCAAGAAGATATTTGATCTGGCCGGACGCGTTGTCACCTTGATTTTCTTTACGTATTTTTCTTATTACGGCTATTTTGCAATGATGAATTCTGTGCGGGGCGGTATGAAGAGTCCGGCTATGGAAGTGCCGATGTACGTGCTTTACGGTTCCGTCTTTGTCGGTTCCGTGATAGGCGTCATCCGTCAGATTCAGGATTTGGTGAAATGGTTCTGGAAGAAAGAGAAAAAAGAAAATAAGGAGGTGGCAGAATAA
- a CDS encoding AraC family transcriptional regulator, with translation MRHFSVSGCFRKIKNSLFARIFMGLILLSLGMVLFMGFWMNNIISQNYRKQAALSGVSRLKQTDEAMELIINMLGQNMAQMMWSNDFITYMVSPGRVAPERDYRIGRQLKSIGSGSELVQSACLYSPLTGEIRDSESIFQAEEFVDWPILREHLEEQAPEWQKIRRKTGTMTTTTVMSREGRILVMQDLNIASHIGTLVYELNVQALGSTLGLTGVSGETEVYIYDENREAFFEDLLSYDTINPDWENDGMFINQENLAEVAGHSTRGFYRYDSPEDGRVYLMPLDTGNLSVRVMDVLPMYLVASIVFLALSIVFDYYISYFIYRPINRLMKLVTQADGREKQSGDTEIDFLEGAYCDAMDQQSQLKGVIANIAPEILDSMLKNLMVGKAIEEERVREILEGVGNPILVNSRYLVLACKLSEPRERKGTDVELNLHLLSIKKLVEGIEISDYHIYDIRTDKMVVVIVMGFPPEYPVVAIKRECAKLSRLLQQLGEKIPYGLQLERGSIYQNIMDIRYAYKEAVGKLQYQQYLDSSETEQEEENDGDTDRIVNRRYCQERTKALVEQASQGNRAETENLLGQILSDLKRDITDLAEFRNMAQLFLDELTEKVITLPLNEEEQELLESVHAVTALRELSTREELSARVLENARIAVGLLHTYNKKNSYRYVKLAKEYIAQNYADSNLSLNDVCEHIGISASYLSELFNEISGEKFSSYLASFRVEKARQLLRTTNVTIKEIGFCCGFNSVQNFIRVFKKYTDQTPGNYRGGQDS, from the coding sequence ATGAGACATTTTAGTGTTTCAGGCTGTTTCCGTAAAATAAAAAACAGCCTGTTTGCGAGGATTTTTATGGGACTGATTCTGCTGTCCCTGGGAATGGTACTGTTTATGGGGTTCTGGATGAATAATATAATCAGCCAGAATTACAGGAAGCAGGCGGCGCTGTCAGGGGTGAGCCGCCTGAAGCAGACGGATGAGGCAATGGAACTGATCATCAATATGCTGGGGCAGAACATGGCCCAGATGATGTGGAGCAATGATTTTATTACCTATATGGTATCTCCCGGGCGTGTCGCTCCGGAACGCGATTACCGGATTGGGCGCCAGCTTAAGTCTATCGGAAGCGGAAGTGAGCTGGTGCAGAGCGCCTGCCTGTATTCGCCCCTGACCGGTGAAATCCGGGACAGTGAATCGATTTTTCAGGCAGAGGAGTTTGTGGACTGGCCCATTCTCAGGGAGCATCTGGAGGAACAGGCGCCGGAATGGCAGAAAATCAGGAGAAAGACCGGTACGATGACCACGACCACGGTGATGTCCAGGGAAGGACGGATCCTGGTTATGCAGGATTTGAACATTGCCTCCCATATCGGGACGCTGGTGTATGAACTGAATGTACAGGCGCTCGGCAGTACGCTGGGGCTTACGGGAGTATCGGGGGAGACGGAAGTTTATATTTATGATGAGAACCGGGAGGCATTTTTTGAGGATCTGCTTTCTTATGACACGATAAACCCGGATTGGGAAAATGACGGGATGTTTATTAACCAGGAAAATCTGGCGGAGGTGGCAGGGCACAGTACCAGGGGATTTTACCGCTATGATTCGCCGGAGGACGGCCGGGTTTATCTGATGCCGCTCGATACGGGAAATCTCTCCGTGAGGGTTATGGATGTCCTGCCCATGTATCTGGTGGCATCGATCGTTTTTCTGGCGCTGAGCATTGTGTTTGATTACTATATCAGCTATTTCATTTATCGTCCCATCAACCGGCTGATGAAGCTGGTGACCCAGGCCGACGGCAGGGAAAAACAGTCGGGAGATACGGAGATCGATTTCCTGGAGGGAGCTTACTGCGATGCGATGGACCAGCAGAGCCAGCTTAAGGGAGTGATTGCCAATATTGCCCCGGAAATCCTGGACTCCATGCTTAAAAACCTGATGGTGGGAAAGGCGATTGAGGAAGAGCGGGTCCGCGAAATTCTGGAAGGAGTGGGCAATCCGATCCTGGTAAACAGCCGCTACCTGGTTCTGGCCTGTAAACTGAGCGAACCCAGGGAGAGAAAAGGAACCGATGTGGAGCTGAACCTGCATCTGCTGTCCATCAAAAAACTGGTAGAAGGGATTGAGATTTCGGATTACCATATTTACGATATCCGCACCGATAAAATGGTCGTGGTGATTGTCATGGGATTTCCGCCGGAGTACCCTGTGGTGGCAATCAAGCGGGAATGTGCGAAGCTGTCCCGGCTTTTGCAGCAGCTCGGGGAGAAGATTCCCTACGGGCTCCAGCTGGAGCGGGGCAGTATTTACCAGAATATCATGGACATCCGTTACGCCTACAAAGAGGCGGTGGGGAAACTTCAGTACCAGCAGTATCTCGACAGCAGTGAGACAGAACAGGAGGAAGAAAACGACGGGGATACAGATCGGATTGTCAACCGCCGTTATTGCCAGGAGAGGACCAAGGCGCTGGTGGAGCAGGCCTCCCAGGGCAACCGGGCGGAGACGGAAAACCTGCTCGGCCAGATTCTGTCCGATTTGAAACGCGATATCACGGATTTAGCGGAATTCAGAAATATGGCCCAGCTTTTTCTGGACGAGCTGACGGAGAAAGTCATAACACTGCCGCTAAATGAGGAGGAGCAGGAACTTCTGGAATCGGTTCATGCGGTGACGGCGCTGAGGGAGCTTTCAACCAGGGAAGAGCTGTCGGCGCGCGTCCTTGAAAATGCCAGGATCGCCGTCGGTCTTCTGCACACCTATAACAAAAAGAACAGCTACCGGTATGTGAAGCTGGCAAAAGAATATATTGCACAAAATTACGCCGACAGCAATCTGTCGCTAAATGACGTATGTGAACATATTGGAATCAGCGCTTCCTATCTGAGTGAACTTTTTAACGAAATCAGCGGGGAGAAATTTTCATCTTATCTGGCCTCCTTCCGGGTAGAAAAGGCCAGACAGCTTCTTCGGACCACCAATGTCACGATCAAGGAGATCGGCTTTTGCTGCGGTTTCAACTCTGTACAGAACTTTATCCGCGTATTTAAAAAATATACGGACCAGACTCCGGGAAATTACCGGGGAGGACAGGATTCATAA
- a CDS encoding LysR family transcriptional regulator, translating into MTLLQLQYFETLARVLHYTHAAEELHIAQPSLSYSISELEKELGVKLFEKQNRKICLTDYGERFLPYVQKSLMLMEEGTNTLKQMAGTAPLVVRLGYFHSISSSLIPSMVEEVYRLPENQQIRFHFTEDTSFDIFSLLKNGKLDLAFCTHRDEWADSITIMKQPLYLAVPLEHPLSDRSYVTFEDFAREPLVMLDKASSLRKQLDHVFTQRGVIPNVVFEVRECNAALQYVALKFGVSILPEVPAMKTERVRAIPIDDKGKEFLRTVYLSWDRNRPLTPAVQRVRNLIVQRYACSSPG; encoded by the coding sequence ATGACTTTGCTGCAATTACAATATTTTGAAACTCTGGCCCGTGTGCTACATTATACACATGCGGCGGAGGAACTTCATATCGCTCAGCCAAGCCTCAGCTACTCCATAAGCGAACTGGAGAAAGAACTGGGCGTCAAGCTGTTTGAGAAGCAGAACCGGAAAATCTGCCTGACCGACTACGGCGAACGTTTTCTGCCCTATGTACAGAAATCCCTGATGCTGATGGAGGAGGGAACCAATACCTTAAAGCAGATGGCCGGCACCGCACCGCTTGTGGTGCGCCTCGGATATTTCCATTCCATCTCGTCCTCCCTGATTCCATCCATGGTTGAGGAGGTATACCGCCTTCCCGAGAACCAGCAGATCCGTTTTCATTTTACCGAGGACACTTCTTTTGATATTTTCAGCCTGCTAAAGAACGGAAAACTGGATCTGGCATTCTGCACCCACCGCGATGAATGGGCTGATTCGATCACGATTATGAAACAGCCCCTGTACCTCGCCGTTCCTTTAGAGCACCCTCTGTCCGACCGCTCCTATGTCACCTTTGAAGACTTTGCCAGGGAACCGCTTGTGATGCTCGATAAGGCCAGCAGTCTGCGCAAACAGCTCGACCACGTATTCACCCAGCGCGGCGTAATCCCCAATGTCGTTTTCGAGGTCCGGGAATGTAATGCCGCCCTCCAGTATGTGGCCCTGAAATTCGGCGTATCGATTCTGCCCGAGGTACCAGCCATGAAGACAGAGCGAGTCAGGGCGATTCCGATTGACGATAAGGGAAAAGAGTTCCTCCGGACCGTTTATCTCTCCTGGGATCGGAACCGGCCCCTCACCCCGGCCGTACAACGCGTACGCAACCTGATTGTACAACGCTATGCCTGCTCCTCTCCCGGCTGA
- a CDS encoding HAMP domain-containing sensor histidine kinase, with amino-acid sequence MLRNREFRRFAIVYVLMAAAVTVLGFLMNTAAGLLAAFSAAAFGASFCLFTKARYNSIARLSNQIDLVLHNAERLEIDELDEGELSILHSEITKMMLRIREQNDALKKDKIHLADSLADIAHQLRTPLTSANLTLSLMENCRDEEERKSFVRETEELLTRMDWLITALLKISRLDAGVVEFQSEPVDVKAMLNTALRPFLIYMELHEIEVEMEVQTGLSIRGDSGWLSEAVLNLLKNCLESVGDHGKLQITCTENLLYTEITIHDSGAGFKTEELPRLFDRFYRGKSTNKAGYGIGLALSRMIIIRQGGTITAKNHPQGGAVFAIRFPKE; translated from the coding sequence ATGCTTAGAAACAGGGAATTCCGGAGATTTGCCATCGTATATGTCCTGATGGCGGCTGCCGTTACGGTACTCGGCTTTCTGATGAATACGGCGGCCGGGTTGCTTGCCGCTTTTTCCGCGGCCGCCTTTGGCGCTTCCTTTTGCTTGTTTACCAAAGCCAGATATAACAGCATCGCCCGGCTTTCCAATCAGATCGATCTGGTGCTTCACAATGCCGAGCGGCTGGAGATTGACGAGTTGGATGAGGGAGAACTTTCCATTCTGCACAGCGAAATCACGAAAATGATGCTGCGCATCCGGGAACAGAACGATGCCCTGAAAAAAGACAAGATCCATCTGGCCGATTCTCTGGCCGATATTGCCCATCAGCTCCGCACGCCGCTGACATCCGCCAATCTCACCCTGTCTTTGATGGAAAACTGCAGGGATGAGGAGGAACGGAAATCCTTTGTGCGCGAAACCGAGGAATTGCTTACACGGATGGACTGGCTGATTACTGCCCTGTTAAAAATATCACGTCTGGATGCGGGAGTCGTAGAATTCCAGAGTGAACCGGTCGATGTAAAAGCCATGCTCAATACCGCGCTCCGGCCGTTTCTCATCTATATGGAGCTGCATGAAATAGAAGTGGAGATGGAGGTACAGACGGGATTATCCATCCGGGGAGATTCCGGCTGGCTTTCGGAAGCAGTCCTGAACCTTCTTAAAAACTGTTTGGAAAGTGTGGGAGATCACGGTAAACTGCAGATTACCTGCACGGAGAATCTATTGTATACCGAAATAACCATCCACGACAGCGGCGCAGGTTTTAAAACGGAAGAGCTGCCCCGTCTGTTTGACCGGTTTTATCGTGGAAAGAGTACAAATAAGGCGGGGTATGGGATTGGCCTGGCTCTTTCCAGGATGATTATCATACGGCAGGGCGGGACAATTACCGCAAAGAACCATCCGCAGGGCGGCGCGGTATTTGCCATCCGTTTTCCTAAGGAATAA
- a CDS encoding response regulator transcription factor → MQRIFLVEDDQEIAKNLILLLRAEGYTVIHASTRGEASAAAAGNKFDLALIDIALPDGNGFTVYTVIKEAQDIPVIFLTASGDEASVVTGLNMGADDYITKPFRPRELIARIGTALRKGGRSGSVFEICGLYVDTANGIVKKDGSEIYLSALEYRLLLVFINNPRSIITRGRLLDELWDAAGEFVNDNTLTVYIKRLREKTEDDPANPRIILTVRGTGYRLGDGNA, encoded by the coding sequence ATGCAGCGGATTTTTCTGGTTGAGGACGATCAAGAAATTGCTAAAAATCTCATACTTTTGCTCCGTGCAGAGGGATATACGGTCATCCATGCCTCTACGCGCGGGGAAGCTTCCGCCGCCGCGGCCGGGAATAAATTCGACCTGGCGCTCATCGACATTGCCCTGCCCGACGGGAATGGTTTTACCGTATATACGGTAATTAAAGAGGCGCAGGATATTCCGGTAATCTTTCTGACGGCCTCCGGTGATGAGGCGAGCGTGGTTACCGGGCTGAACATGGGCGCGGACGATTATATTACCAAGCCCTTTCGGCCGCGGGAATTAATTGCGCGGATTGGCACCGCCCTGAGAAAAGGGGGACGTAGCGGCTCGGTATTTGAAATCTGCGGTCTGTATGTCGACACGGCAAACGGCATTGTAAAAAAGGACGGCAGCGAGATTTATCTTTCAGCTTTGGAATACCGCCTGCTGCTGGTGTTTATCAACAATCCCCGAAGTATCATAACGAGGGGGAGGCTGCTTGACGAACTGTGGGATGCGGCCGGAGAGTTTGTCAATGACAATACATTAACCGTATACATCAAACGCCTGCGGGAGAAAACGGAGGATGATCCGGCAAACCCGCGTATTATTCTGACGGTCCGGGGAACGGGATATAGATTGGGGGATGGGAATGCTTAG
- a CDS encoding LysR family transcriptional regulator, with protein MNLQWLYYFNTIAELEHYTRAAEQLHVSQSNLSHAIKELEEELGAELFERKGRNIKLTKYGEIFLPYVQQTINSLEAGITTLKEYIDPNVGTIVLAGFQSIAQFATDLMVRYQSETNRLEVQFQYSQEIWKGIQGKLLDGSVDLILGTRLSYPQIDAAYIGTHQLVVLVPEGHELAGEEKVDLKKLDGENFIAFDNHAQLRGQLEKLFDEMGINPNVVSETPNDQIIYGLVAARRGVSIVPYPLAGAPYNTRILPIANDIPQRRLYLQWNKERYIPPAAKYFRDYIIRSGEVFDQYLEHHGMLIR; from the coding sequence ATGAATTTACAGTGGCTGTATTATTTTAATACAATCGCAGAACTGGAACATTATACCAGGGCGGCGGAACAGCTTCATGTCAGCCAGTCCAATTTGAGCCATGCCATTAAAGAGCTGGAGGAGGAACTGGGAGCGGAGCTGTTTGAGCGGAAGGGCCGCAATATTAAGCTGACAAAATACGGAGAAATCTTTCTTCCTTATGTTCAGCAGACAATCAATTCGCTGGAAGCGGGTATCACGACACTGAAGGAGTATATTGATCCGAATGTGGGAACGATTGTCCTGGCCGGGTTTCAGTCAATTGCCCAGTTTGCCACCGATCTTATGGTGCGGTATCAGTCCGAGACAAACCGCCTGGAGGTGCAGTTCCAGTACAGCCAGGAAATCTGGAAGGGAATACAGGGAAAACTTCTGGATGGTTCGGTGGATCTGATCCTTGGGACCAGGCTGAGTTATCCGCAGATAGACGCGGCCTATATCGGCACGCATCAGCTGGTTGTCCTGGTTCCGGAAGGCCATGAACTGGCCGGGGAAGAGAAAGTGGATTTGAAAAAGCTGGATGGCGAGAATTTTATTGCCTTTGATAACCATGCGCAGCTTCGCGGCCAGCTTGAGAAACTGTTTGACGAGATGGGGATAAACCCCAATGTAGTTTCCGAGACGCCGAACGATCAGATTATTTATGGTCTGGTGGCGGCCAGGCGGGGAGTATCGATTGTGCCCTATCCTCTGGCCGGAGCTCCTTATAATACAAGGATTCTTCCCATTGCCAACGATATACCGCAGCGCAGACTCTATCTGCAGTGGAATAAGGAGCGCTATATCCCTCCGGCTGCAAAATATTTCAGGGATTATATTATTCGCAGCGGAGAGGTGTTTGATCAGTATCTGGAGCATCATGGGATGCTGATACGTTAA
- a CDS encoding acyl carrier protein has product MDKIKAILEEYTDVPVTGSSELINDLGLDSFLIVYFLTEIEDCFGIDINESDFDSFITVADVWERICQEKRKKLQADS; this is encoded by the coding sequence ATGGATAAGATTAAGGCAATATTAGAGGAATACACGGATGTTCCGGTTACCGGGTCTTCGGAGCTCATTAACGACCTCGGCCTGGACTCCTTCTTAATTGTATATTTTCTGACGGAAATCGAGGACTGTTTTGGGATAGACATCAACGAATCTGATTTTGACAGCTTCATCACAGTGGCTGACGTGTGGGAACGTATCTGTCAGGAGAAAAGAAAAAAGCTGCAGGCTGATTCATAG